Proteins encoded together in one uncultured Sphaerochaeta sp. window:
- the ftsY gene encoding signal recognition particle-docking protein FtsY, which produces MLKGFGAKLKALFGINTFDESYFEQLEDFLIEGDLGAKLAFTISDEVRKRAKSEKSKTTQDLQLLVKNHLHEKIEAFQPTLEPGKLTVFLVLGVNGVGKTTTIAKLANMYKKQGKQVLLAAADTFRAAAIDQLEVHAQRLGCRIVKQKSGSDPGSVVFDAITSAQARGEDLVLVDTAGRMHNKENLLRELSKIDKIVKGRGIEDVHYKKFLVIDSTTGQNGISQAELFNQAVKLDGLILSKYDSLAKGGALVQIGEKFGIPVSFVGTGETYQDIKAFDKEDFLNTLVGLTD; this is translated from the coding sequence ATGTTGAAAGGTTTTGGGGCAAAGCTGAAAGCCCTGTTTGGTATCAATACGTTTGATGAGTCGTACTTTGAGCAGCTTGAAGATTTTCTTATTGAGGGTGATTTGGGAGCCAAACTGGCTTTTACCATCAGCGATGAGGTAAGGAAACGGGCAAAAAGCGAAAAATCGAAAACTACCCAAGATTTGCAGTTGTTGGTGAAGAATCACCTGCATGAAAAGATCGAAGCGTTCCAACCTACCCTTGAACCTGGGAAACTTACGGTTTTCCTTGTGTTGGGAGTCAATGGAGTTGGGAAAACCACCACCATTGCAAAACTTGCAAATATGTACAAGAAGCAGGGAAAACAGGTTTTGCTTGCTGCAGCTGACACATTCCGTGCTGCTGCCATAGATCAGCTGGAAGTACATGCTCAGCGGCTTGGTTGCAGGATAGTTAAGCAGAAAAGTGGCAGCGACCCAGGCTCGGTTGTCTTTGATGCAATTACCTCTGCCCAAGCAAGAGGGGAAGATCTTGTTTTGGTTGATACAGCGGGGAGAATGCACAACAAGGAGAACCTGCTAAGGGAACTCTCCAAGATTGACAAAATTGTAAAGGGAAGGGGCATTGAGGATGTCCATTACAAGAAATTCCTCGTTATTGACAGCACCACTGGGCAGAACGGAATCAGCCAGGCTGAACTCTTCAACCAGGCAGTGAAGCTCGATGGCCTGATCCTCTCCAAATATGACAGTCTTGCTAAAGGTGGAGCCTTGGTCCAGATCGGTGAGAAGTTTGGTATTCCTGTTTCATTCGTGGGTACCGGTGAGACATACCAGGATATCAAAGCCTTCGACAAGGAAGACTTCCTTAATACACTGGTAGGTCTCACAGATTAA
- a CDS encoding PEGA domain-containing protein has translation MGKNMALRTVCIVLFLLCASTLAAQEGTMSFSIGIVPLDIRLDTLSEMVGTIANRYGSQIFLDKDETTLLSDRLEKEAYLQRNRDLGKAYASHDQEKLQQVLDAEQPAIPLDFDSLPVTYHLEQFDQDLASALQASDDALAWYCSKNTYDALLLLDSEELAGFQRIRTQYYHPKLAEKKTLTDSLVQNSYFQPLEEPLEKALFALASKGNLGIVTLNDIPPGLAVSVDGKPTALLDTTLILSPGPHILGLNAPGYQPVEMEIESKADVIQPFQFSFEEVAFPSLVVHSETAKVHWFLDGNPLGEHLSISLSDPTYPMVLTLSGKGFAQRVVHLDSPSYNELAITLNAKELAYPSLRDDAQKDFYKRLRNTILWFGTYIGCAVLSQMYATDNPLWQVGLVGTSSLALVSSIAMAADFLSYESLAGAGI, from the coding sequence ATGGGCAAAAACATGGCCCTTCGTACAGTATGTATAGTGCTGTTTCTCCTCTGCGCTTCAACGCTTGCTGCACAAGAGGGAACGATGTCTTTCTCTATCGGCATCGTTCCGCTTGATATAAGGCTTGATACACTCTCTGAGATGGTTGGAACCATCGCAAATCGCTATGGAAGCCAGATCTTTCTCGATAAAGATGAGACAACGCTGCTCTCTGATCGATTAGAAAAAGAAGCTTATTTGCAAAGGAATAGAGACCTTGGCAAAGCCTATGCTTCACACGACCAAGAGAAATTGCAACAGGTATTGGATGCAGAACAACCAGCAATACCTCTTGATTTTGATTCCCTCCCGGTAACATACCACCTTGAACAATTTGATCAGGATCTAGCAAGCGCACTGCAGGCCAGTGATGATGCCCTTGCCTGGTACTGTTCTAAAAACACATATGATGCATTATTGCTGCTTGACTCAGAGGAGCTCGCTGGATTTCAGCGTATACGGACTCAGTATTATCATCCAAAGTTGGCAGAAAAGAAGACACTTACTGACTCATTGGTGCAGAACTCCTACTTCCAACCATTGGAGGAGCCCTTGGAGAAAGCGCTATTTGCACTCGCAAGCAAAGGAAATCTCGGGATAGTTACCCTCAACGATATCCCTCCAGGACTAGCCGTCTCCGTCGATGGGAAGCCAACAGCATTACTCGATACTACACTCATCCTCTCCCCAGGACCACATATACTTGGATTGAATGCTCCTGGCTACCAGCCGGTGGAGATGGAGATCGAGAGTAAGGCTGATGTCATCCAGCCTTTTCAGTTCTCGTTTGAGGAAGTCGCGTTTCCTTCCTTGGTCGTGCATAGTGAAACAGCCAAGGTACACTGGTTCCTCGATGGAAATCCACTGGGAGAGCACCTATCCATCTCCCTTTCTGATCCTACATACCCAATGGTACTTACCTTAAGTGGGAAAGGCTTTGCCCAGAGGGTCGTCCATCTGGACAGCCCCTCTTACAATGAGTTGGCCATTACGCTTAATGCAAAGGAACTTGCCTATCCTTCCCTGCGCGATGATGCACAGAAGGACTTCTATAAACGACTGAGAAATACTATTCTATGGTTCGGAACCTATATCGGGTGTGCCGTCCTGAGCCAGATGTATGCGACTGACAATCCTCTTTGGCAAGTAGGCTTGGTTGGAACCAGTTCGTTGGCACTGGTTAGCTCGATTGCAATGGCTGCGGATTTTCTCTCTTATGAATCCCTCGCTGGTGCAGGTATCTGA
- the prfB gene encoding peptide chain release factor 2 (programmed frameshift), translated as MFFQNKSQFESVKEEAYTVWRRLDPQGMEKKIAELEAKTLEPGFWDDPNNAQALFTELNSLKEIYNTWKELIDKMDEMSELMEIYANEPDNAEEEAEINEQIETMLATYQKLRVKTLLDGKFDKNDCFLTIHAGAGGTEASDWANMLMRMYLRYCERSGFKSQILDLQEDEGGIKSATIKVSGPYTFGYLKGEAGVHRLVRISPFDSQKRRHTSFTSVYASPVIDDTIEIDLKPEDYRLDTYRAGGAGGQHVNKTDSAVRITHYATGIVVQCQNERSQVMNKDVAFKMLKSRLYEYYREEKEKEHQKNAIEKKEITWGSQIRSYVFQPYTMVKDHRTGTTIGNIQAVMDGEIEPLIESYLQWGQKEE; from the exons ATGTTTTTCCAGAATAAATCACAGTTTGAATCAGTAAAAGAAGAAGCCTACACCGTATGGAGGCGTCTT GACCCGCAAGGGATGGAAAAGAAGATTGCAGAACTCGAAGCAAAAACGCTTGAACCCGGATTCTGGGATGATCCAAACAATGCACAGGCTCTGTTTACGGAACTCAACAGTCTGAAGGAAATATACAATACCTGGAAAGAGTTGATCGATAAAATGGATGAAATGAGCGAGCTCATGGAAATCTATGCAAATGAACCGGATAATGCGGAAGAAGAAGCTGAGATCAACGAACAAATTGAAACCATGCTTGCCACTTACCAAAAGCTGCGGGTCAAGACCTTGCTTGATGGTAAGTTTGACAAGAATGACTGCTTTCTCACCATTCATGCTGGAGCAGGTGGAACGGAGGCCAGTGACTGGGCCAATATGTTGATGCGCATGTACCTCCGGTATTGCGAGCGTAGTGGTTTTAAAAGCCAGATACTTGATCTCCAGGAGGATGAGGGTGGTATCAAGAGTGCGACCATCAAGGTTTCCGGACCCTATACCTTTGGGTATTTGAAAGGAGAGGCTGGTGTCCATCGATTGGTGCGTATCAGTCCTTTTGACTCCCAGAAGCGTCGACATACCTCGTTTACCAGTGTCTATGCATCCCCGGTTATTGATGACACCATCGAGATCGACCTGAAGCCGGAGGATTATCGTCTTGATACCTATCGGGCCGGTGGAGCTGGTGGTCAGCACGTCAACAAGACCGACAGTGCTGTAAGAATAACCCACTATGCCACAGGAATTGTCGTACAGTGTCAGAATGAGCGAAGCCAGGTGATGAACAAAGATGTCGCCTTCAAGATGCTCAAGAGCCGTCTGTACGAGTATTACCGTGAAGAAAAAGAGAAAGAACACCAGAAGAATGCCATAGAGAAGAAAGAAATTACCTGGGGAAGCCAGATTCGTTCCTATGTGTTCCAGCCTTATACCATGGTCAAGGACCATCGCACTGGAACGACCATCGGTAATATCCAGGCAGTTATGGATGGGGAGATTGAACCCCTCATCGAAAGTTATTTGCAGTGGGGGCAGAAGGAGGAGTAG